In Candidatus Methylomirabilota bacterium, a genomic segment contains:
- a CDS encoding TAXI family TRAP transporter solute-binding subunit has protein sequence MGSAAQAAEKTVVVLGTATPGGGFPVYGAAVADTINATDPTLVVQTQNTKGSTENVPLLEAGRLDIAL, from the coding sequence ATGGGAAGCGCCGCGCAGGCGGCCGAGAAGACCGTCGTCGTCCTGGGGACCGCGACGCCCGGCGGGGGCTTCCCCGTCTACGGCGCCGCCGTCGCCGACACCATCAACGCGACCGACCCGACGCTCGTGGTCCAGACGCAGAACACGAAGGGGAGCACCGAGAACGTGCCGCTCCTCGAGGCGGGCCGGCTCGACATCGCGCTC